DNA from Bradyrhizobium diazoefficiens USDA 110:
GTGCCCGTCATCGCCGACATCGATGCCGGCTTCGGCAACGCGGAGGCGACCTACCTGCTCGCCAAGAAGATGATCGAAGCGGGCGCCTGCGCGCTCCAGATCGAGAACCAGGTCTCGGACGAGAAGCAGTGCGGCCACCAGGACGGCAAGGTCACCGTGCCGCACGATGTCTTCCTGGCGAAGATCCGCGCCTGCCGCCACGCCTTCCTCGAGCTCGGCGTCGAAGACGGCGTCGTCGTGACCCGCACCGACTCGCTCGGCGCTGGCCTCACGCAGCAGATCGCCGTCAGCCACAAGCCCGGCGACATCGGCGACCAGTACAACAGCTTCCTCGATTGCGAGGAAATCACCGCGGAGAACGCCCGCAACGGCGACGTCATCATCAACCGCAACGGCAAGATGATGCGTCCGAAGCGGCTGCCCTCCAACCTCTACCAGTTCCGCCCGGGCACCGGTGAGGACCGCTGCGTGCTGGATTGCATCACCTCGCTGCAGAACGGCGCCGACCTGCTCTGGATCGAGACCGAGAAGCCGCATATCGAGCAGATCGCCAAGATGGTCGATCGCATCCGCGAGGTGGTTCCGAACGCCAAGCTGGCCTACAACAACTCGCCGTCGTTCAACTGGACCCTCAACTTCCGTTGGCAGGTCTACGACGCGATGAAGGAAGCCGGCAAGGACGTCAGCAAGTACAACCGCGCCGAGCTGATGAAGGCGGAATATGACGACACGCCGCTGGCGAAGGAAGCCGACGAGCGCATCCGCACCTTCCAGGCGGATTCGGCCAAGCGTGCCGGCATCTTCCACCACCTGATCACGCTGCCGACCTACCACACCGCGGCGCTTTCGACCGACAATCTGGCCCGGGAGTACTTCGGCGAGCAGGGCATGCTCGGCTACGTCAAGAACGTCCAGCGCGCCGAGATCCGTCAGGGCATCGCCTGCGTGAAGCATCAGAACATGGCCGGCTCCGACATCGGCGACGACCACAAGGAGTACTTCGCCGGCGAGGCCGCCCTGAAGGCGGGCGGCGCGCACAACACGATGAACCAGTTCGGCTAACGGCGGAATTGATCAGTCCGGGGTCCCCTCGGAGCCCGGACTGGTCACGCACCTCAACAGGAGACTGACAATGACCAAGGGCAGCAATTTCTGGGTGATCGGCGGCGAGTTCGGCTCGATGAACTTCCACAAGCTCGTGGAAGGCTCGGCCCAGGTGCAGGGGCCGTTCAAGACCCGCAAGGAAGCCGAAGATGCCTGGCGTACGGTCTCGGAAGAGAACCGCCACAAGGCCGGCGTCCGCTTCTCCATCGTTGAAGAGCCGTCGCGCGTCTCGGCCTGACGGCTGCCTGACCAATCAAGAAGACGTCCAAGGACGGAGGGGCCCATCCGGCGCAAGCCGGGTGGGATCGTCTGTTTTTGGCACAGGTAAGACAGCTGTGGGTGCCGTAAGTATCTGGAATTGTGGACCCTTTGCGGAAGGTGTGGTTGCTGATAGGTTAATGGAGGCAAGTGAGGACGAGGCCGACAATGTCAGAGCCCGAGACCAGCGGGACCCATCCCAGCCAGCCGCGCCCGGTGCGGCTGCGCGACGCGCTGCTGCGCGCGCGGATCGAGGCCGCCGACCGGACCGGCGTCGTCGTCGATTTGCGCGATGCCGAGGTGGCGCGGCTCGAGATCCTCAACGACGCGCTCGATCCCCTGTTTGCACAAGTGCCCGAGCAGATCGACCTGTTCGACCGCGGCATCAGCCAGGGCGATACGCCCAGACTCTGGATCGACGTCGTCGCGCACATCATGATGGGGCGCGACAAGCGGATGTATCGCTTCGTCCAGGACACCCACTTCGGCCGCATCGTGCTCGCCGAATCGCACGACACGTCCGTGATCGTCGAGGCCGTCACCGACTATGTCGCCCGCCGCATGATCGAGCGCGAGCATGCGATGGTGGTCCTGCCCGAGCCGAAGCCGGAGGCCGCGGAGCGGCCGGCGCGCTCGCGCGTCTGGCCGTTCGTGTTCGGCTTCATCCTCGGCGCCGCCGCCTTGTTCGGCTTCGCCGTTCTGGCGGCCTTGCGGAGCTGGTGAATTTCCCACCGCCGTCATTCCGGGGCGCGCATCAGCGCGAACCCGGAATCCATCGGGCCACAGCGTATGCGGCTGAATGGATTCCGGGCTCGCGCCTTTCGGCGCGCCCCGGAATGACAGTGGCCTCAAACCAACCTCGCATGCTTGATCTGCCCAATCTGAAATCCGGACCCGAGCCCGCGCACCGTCTGCTCGCAGCGCCAGCCGGCATTGTCCTTCTCGATCGTGAACAGATTATACGCCGCCGCCGGGTAGCGCCCGTGTGCGAGCGCGGACGCCGACGGCACGCCGATCGCGGGAATGTTGCCGTTGGGGCCCTCGAACCACATCGTCGAATGAATGTGGTCGTGGCCGTGCAGGACCAGCTCGACACCGTGGCGCTTCAAGAGCGCCAGCAGATCGGCCGCGTCCGTCATTCGCTTGTGGCGCGCATCGGACTTTAGCGGATGATGCACCAGCAGCACGCGGAAGACGTCTTCGGTCGCGAGCCGCTCGAGAACTCGTTCGAGCGCTGCGAGCTGAGCGCGCCCGAGCGTGCCCGTCGCCATCAGCGGCAGGGTCGGCACCGCCGTGGACAGGCTGATGAGCGCGAGCGGCCCGCGCCGGCGCAGGGCCGGAAAGCCGGCGCTTCCGTTGTCGCTTGCAAGATAGGGCGCAAAGGTCTCGCCGAAGCGATGATAGGTGGCGCGGACATAGGCGTCGTGGTTGCCGGGAATCGTGGTGACGCGGTCGGGCGGGCCGACGCCGTCGAGCCAGGTGCGCGCCGGCGCGAACTCCGCGTCCAGCGCCAGATTGACGAGATCGCCCGTCACCGCGATGTGGTCGGGCGCCTGCGCCTTGACGTCGGCAACGAGTGCGTCGAGCACCTCGCGGCGCTGGTACTTGTGGCGGTTGCGCGTCCAGTTGACGTAGCCGAATACGCGCTTGCCGGCGAGCTCGATCAGCCGCGGCTTCGGCAAAGGCGGCAGATGCGGGTCGGACAGATGGGCGAGCGTGAAGGAAGCCATGGCGCGCGAGTGCCTCGCTATTGCTCCGCTGTAATGGCAAGGTCGCGAGGACTGCGCAAGCGCAGCCTGAAGAGGGGACCAAAGAGAACCTGATGGGAGATCGTCTGAACCGCATCCGACGGAAGTTCGAGCCGCTGCTGCGGCGAATCTTCCACGCCTATTTCCTGCTCGTTCGCGGCATGACCCTCGGCGTTCGCGCCGTGGTGCTGGATTCCGACAACAGGGTGTTCCTGGTCAGGCACAGCTACATCTCCGGCTGGTATCTGCCCGGCGGCGGCGTCGATCTCGGCGAGACCATGGAGCAGGCGATGCGGCGCGAGCTCAAGGAGGAGGGCGACATCGACCTCACCGCAGACGCCGCGCTGCACGGCATCTTCCTCAACAGTCACGTCTCCCGCCGCGACCACGTCGCGGTCTACGTCGTCAGGCAGTTCAGGCAGGATCGCCTGCCCGAGCCCAACCACGAGATCGTCGAATGCGGGTTCTTCGCGATCAATGCGCTGCCCGAGGGCACCACGCCGGGCACGCGGCAAAGAATCGTGGAAGTGCTGGATGGCACGCCGTTGATTGCGACATGGCGGTGAGATCAACCGCCGCTTTGGCCGTTGGCGGGGCTCGACACCGGTCTCGCCCGTGCAACCGATGGCTATCTCGCGGACAAGCTGCACAGTATCGGTTATCCGGACTGGAGCTTCGCGACCATCCTCAGCCGCAGCCCGGCCGGCAGTTCGGCCCGGTATGAGCCCGATGGACCGCAGCCCTCCGAGATGTTATCCCGCTCCCCTCATTGACGCGTTTTCATGACGCGAACCCGGGTCCACTTCGCTCGAAGACGCATGCCGACATGAACGATCTCTCGCTCACCATCCTTCCCGAAGCTGCCGGCGACGCCCAGGCGATCGAACGGCTGCACGAGCGCACCTTCGGCCCCGGCCGCTTCGTGCTCAGCGCCTACCGCATCCGCGAGCACGTCGACCATCTGCTCGAACTGTCCTTCACCGCTCGAATCGGCACGCTGCTGGTCGGCTCGGTCAGGCAATTGCCTGTGCTGGTCGGCGAGACGCCGGCGCTGCTGCTCGGGCCGCTCACCGTCGAGCCGCCGTTCCGCGACCGCGGCATCGGCCGTCTGTTGATGGAGCGCGCGCTGAAGGACGCCAAGGAGCGAGGTCACCGCCTGGTGCTGCTGGTCGGCGACGAGCCCTATTACAGCCGCGTCGGCTTCAAGCCGGTCCCCAAGGGGCGCGTCACCATGCCGGGCCCGGTCGACGCCGCCCGCATCCTGGTGTTCGAGCTCGTCGACGGCGCCTTCGAGGGCGTGTCGGGAGCGGTCGTGCCCGACTGGAGCAAGGCGCGGGGGTAGCGGCGTGTGATGCCGCGACAGCCTGCTCGCTCGACGTGGGTGTACCGGGGCCCGCAGGCCCCGGCTGGAGGCGATCAGAACTTGAAGTTCGCGAACGCCCGCACGCCGATGCCGGGCATCAGCACCTCGTCCTTGGTGTAGGACACCGAGTTGCGGATGCTCTCGTTGAGGAGATTGTTGCCGACGACGCCGGCAATCATCTCGCGCGCACCGAACCAGTTGCGGTCGAGCTTGGTCTTGTAGCTCACCTCGGCCTTCAGGAGGTTGTAGCCTGCCGTCGGCGTCTCCGCGATCACGGCGACGTTGTTCTGCGCGAAGGCGTGCAACAGGTTGACGCGCATCAGCCAGTTGTCGTCGCGCCAGAACACGCCGCCGCCCATTCTGAGCGGCGGAATCCGCGGCACGTTGGTGCCGTCGGTGAAGGTGGCGCGAACCACGTCGAGCTGGTTCTCGATGCCCCAGATGCCGCCCTGGAACGCGCCGACGTCGAGCTGCGACTGGAATTCGCCGCCACGGAAGTTCGCGTTCCGCTGCGAGTAGACCGCCTGGTTCAGCTCGGCCCCGGGCGTGCCGCACGAGGCGAAGTCGTCGCCGCACATCACGCCGGTGAGGCGGCGGAAGATGAAATTGTCGAAATGCGTGTAGTAGACGGTCGCCTCGAACCGGAACGGCCCCGTCGCCTTGCGCACGCCGAGCTCGACGGACTTTGCGGTCTCGATCGTCAGGTTCGGATTGCCGATGTCGAACGTCGCGGTCGCATCATGCGCGCCGCGCGAGAACAGTTCCGCCGCCTTCGGCGCGCGCTCGACATATTGCGCGGTGATGCTGCCGACCATGCCGCCCGGCAGGTCCTGCAACAGGCCGATGCTGCCGCTCTTCGGCGTGTAGGACGGATTGCGCGCGATCGCCACCTGCGGCGTGCCGTCGGGCAGGAAGTCGGCCGGGAAATTCGGCGTCGTGCCGTGCAGCTCGACATGCTCGATGCGGCCGGCGATCTGCGCCCGCGTCGCGTCGGTGAACTTGAACTCGTTGAAGGCGTAACCAGCAACGCGCGTGTTGTTGTTGGGGTCCCACAGGCCGTTGAACAGCGTGCCGGGATTGTCCGGGCTCGGCGCGGTCAGTTCCTGGTGGCCGACCTGGAAGCCCAGCGCCGTCGTCACCTCGGCGAAGCGCGCGTTGAACGGCATCAGCTGCACCTCGGTGCGGATCTCCTGCTCCTTGTTGGTAAAGGTCTGCCGCACGCCGTCGCTGTTGGGGTCGGCGGGATCGGCAAGCCCGATCTCGTTGTGCCGGTAGTCGGTCGCGCCGGCCCAGAACCGGATCGTGTCGATCGCGGCCGCATCGGGACGGTACTCGCCCTTGACGTTGATCTTGGTCTGGTGACCGTCGATGCGCGTGTTGTGGTCGGCGCCGTCGATGCCGGGGATGTGGTAGAGCGAGTCGTTCTGCGTGATCGCAGCCCCGATATAGCCGCCCTGGAAGAAGTAGGAGCCGCCGATCGAGGCGCCGTCCGAGCGCGTCGCCGAGTTCGGCTGGCGGCCGTTGGCGACGGATCGCGTCTGGTCGTTCAGATAGGGATAGCTCGGGATGCCGTAGTCCGTGGTGGTGCGGCCATAGACGTCGGCATGGAAGGCAAAATTGCCGCCGCCGGTGTCGAGCAGCACGCCGCTTTCGACGCCGCGATCGACCGAGCTGAATGCGGAGCGCGTCTCGGCCGTGACGCAAGGCGAGGTCTCGGCGGTTGCCAGCGGCGCCTTGGTCGGGAGGCCGTAGGTCTGGAACGACGGAGCGCAACTCGGCAGCGCATCCGGAATCCGGTTGTTGGTCGCGCTGACGACGCCGCCGATCGAGGTCGAGCCGTAGCGGAGCGCAGCCGGCCCGCGCACCACCTCGACCTGGTTGGTCGCGAGCGGATCGATCGGGACGAAGTGATCCTCGCCGAGGTCGGAGGCGCCACCCGAATTGGTGCCGTTCTCGACGATGCCGACGCGGTTGACGTCGAGCCCGCGGATGATCGGCCGGCTGGAGGCGCCGGGCGCGAAGCTCGAGCCGGTGATGCCCGGCTTGGAGAACAAGAGATCGCCGAGCTGACCGCCGCCCTCGCGGCGGATCTCCTCGTTCGGCACCACCGTGACGGTGGCGAACTGGTTGGTCACGATGGGCAGCACGCCTTGCTGAGGCGCGGCGGCAGACGCCGCGGCTGGCGGCGTAGCTTCGGCCGCGTGTTGCTGGCTCCGCGACCGTCCGGTGCGCGCGACATGGACCGGGCTGCGGGTCGGTACCACCCTGCGCACGATCGGGCTCGGCGCCGTCACGGTGATGGCGGGGAGCTCGGCCGACGACTTGTCCTGCGCAGGCTGTTGTACCGGCTGTTGTACCGGTTCTTGGGCGAGCGCGGATGTGGCGGCGGCGCCGAGCAGGAGCAGGCTTGCTCCTGCGAGACGCTGCACGCGTCGCAATTCAAATGACATGGTCCTGATTCCAGTCAGGCGCCGTCCGCATGCTTGTCTGATGATCGGAGGCGGCCTGCCGTCGCGGCGCGACGGAATTCGACTTCAACGGCTCCCGGGCGATCGTCCGCGCGTGTGGCGCGGCGAGCCCGGGCGTGATCAAGCGATGTCGAGAGTCAGGACGCGGGTGGGGCGCGGGGCTGGAACGCCGTGCCGGCCGATTTCAGATGGATGAACTCGGCGTCGATGGTGCGGTGGAGCAGCTCGATCGCCTGCGGCAGCTCCAGGAGAGGCGGCGTCGCGGACACCACAGTGCCCGCCATCGCGACCACGGCGCAGATGGCGCAATTGTCGTCGCCCGGCTGCTCCCGGTCGGATCCTGAAGGCGATTGCTTCTGGACCGCGGCGCGGTCGGTCGAAGCGATCGCCTTGGCGGTGTCGGTCTGCTGGAGCGAGGCTTGGGAGAGGGAGGCGGCCTGGACGAACCAGTGGCTGTGGCCGAATGCCAGCGCGAATTGCACCAGCATCGCGAACAACGCGAGCCGGGCGCCGTGCCTGATATTCGACCGGAACCACTTCATCTGGAAACGCCACCCCACATCGCGAGGATCACCCTCTGATACCGCGATGTTATAATGTAACATCGCAGGAACGAGGAACGGATGTCAACGGCAGGTCGGCCCCGCGCCTGCAGGCAGCCGACCCGATGTGTCGTTCGGGCAACTAACGCCTGGTGGAAAAGCCTGGCCTAGCGCCCCGATGGAGGTGCGTTCCCTCCCCCCTTGTGGGGGAGGGCTAGGGAGGGGGGTAGCCCTGGAAAAGGTGCCGATTATTAACGCATCGCGTGTGAGTGCGCGACGGAAAGAGTCCCCGTGTGGCACCCCCCTCCCTGCCCCTCCCCCACAAGGGGGGAGGGAACGGAGAGAGCGTCGCTGTTGGCCGAATTCGATTCGACTTCAAGCTATCGGGCTTCACCGCCCTTCGCGGACCCAGGTCGCGGCGAAGGCGCCGAGCAGCAGCAGCAGGCCGATCAGGCCGGCGAAGATCGGCAGCACGCCGACGCCCTTAACGACGCTGGCGTCGCGCATCCGCACGCCCATCCAGCCGTCGCCATGGAAGACGCTCACCGAGCGCACCGGCACGATGCGCGGCAGCTCGACGCTGGCGCCATCAACCACGCGCACGGCATTGCCGCCGGTCGCCTGCGTCAGCGGCTTCAGGGTCTCGGTGGTGGAGGTGACTTCCGAAAACTCCTTCGGATTGGTCGGGCCGACATTGATCAGCGCCTTCAGCGTGCCGTCGGTCGCCTGCCACAGGCCGAGCTCGTTGGCCGGCAGGCTGGCGCGCCACTCGCCGGGATCGCCGGCGTTGAGCGTCAGGTCGCGCGACACGCCCGATGGCGAGGTCACGCTCACCGGCTGGACGCTGTCCGACATGGTCTGGCGCACCACCACGAGATCCTTGCCCTGGACCTGGAGGCGCAGCGCTTCTTCATCAAGATCCGGCTGCTTCATCAGCCAGTGCGACATCCGCCGCAAGAGATCGAGATGCGGGCCGCCGCCCTCATAGCCGCGCGCCCACAGCCAGATGTGGTCGGAGAGCAGCAGCGCGACGCGTCCCTCGCCGAAGCGCGACAGGAACAAGAGCGGCTTGCCGTCGACGCCCGTCATGACCGGCGGGTTGACGGAATTGCGGGTGTCGACGGTGCGGAAGAACCGGCTCCAGCGTGGCGGCTCGCTGGCCGAGCCCTCCAGCCCGCGCGTGACCGGATGGCGTTTGCCGATGTCGGACAGGTGCGCATAGAACGGCTTCTCGGTCACGCCGACCGGCTCGGCCGGCAGCACCGAATCCAGCGGCGTGCGCCAGATGCTGGTGTTGGAGGCATAGTCGGGACCGGCCGAGACCAGCACCGCGCCGCCCGCGCGCACATAGCGCGCGATGTTGTCGAAATAGGCGATCGGCAGCACGCCCTGGCGGGCGTAGCGGTCGAAGATGATCAGCTGGAATTCGTTGATCTTCTGCTGGAACAGCTCGCGGGTCGGAAACGCGATCAGCGACAATTCGTTGATCGGCGTGCCGTCCTGCTTCTCCGGCGGGCGGAGAATGGTGAAGTGCACGAGATCGACGCTGGCGTCGGACTTGAGCAGATTGCGCCAGGTGCGCTCGCCGGAATGCGGCTCGCCGGAGACCAGCAGCACGCGCAGCTTGTCGCGCACGCCGTCGATGGCGACGACGGCGCGATTGTTCACCGGCGTCAGCTCCCGCTCGAGCGGCGAGGCCTCGATCTCGACGATGTTCGGGCCGGCATGCTTGATGTCGACGTCCACGCTCGCGGTCTGGCCGCTCGAGAGCGTGCGCTCGTTGATGACCTCGCCGTCGCGGCGAACCGTGACCTTGGCGCGCTCGCCGGAAACGCCCTGGTCGTCGAGCCGGTAGGTGATGGTCTGGTTTTGCCCGACGATGCCGAAGCGCGGCGCCGCCGTGATCGCGATGCGGCGGTCGCGCTCGTCCTTCTGCCCGGTGATCAGTGCGTGCACCGGCGCCTGGAAGCCGAGCGCGGCGGCGTTCGCGGGAATGTCGTGGACGCGGCCGTCGGTGATCAGGAACGCGCCGGCGACGCGGTCGACCGGCACGTCCGACAAGGCCGAGGCGAGGGCGCCGAACAATCTCGTGCCGTCGGTCTCGCCGTCGGCCTGTCCGGCGTCGACGACGCGGACCTCGAGGCCCTTGATCTTCTTCAGTCCGTCGACCAGCGCTTCCTGCGCCTGGGCCGCCTCGCGATTGCGGTTGCCGAAATTCTGGCTCGGGCTCTTGTCTACGACGACCGCGGCGACCGAGGTGAGGGGATCGCGGTCCTCGCGGGTGAAGGAGGGATTGGCGAGCGCCAGCAGGAACAGCACCAGGGCGGCCACGCGCACCGCGGCGCCGCGCGCGCGCGCCAGCACCAGCACGAGCGCGATGACGACGATCGCGGCCAGCGCGAGCCAGAGGACGATCGCGGGAACAAGCGGCGTGAACGCGATGCCGTAATTCATCAGACAGACCTATCAACGTCATTCCGGAGCGATGCGAAGCATCGAATCCGGAATCTCGAGATTCCCCGGTGCGCAGTGCGCACCTGCGGTCTGGTCCTTCGGACCATCCCGGAATGACGGGGCGTGTAGCTCAAGCTCGTCACGCGCATCTCTATTGCCCCAACCGTTCGATCAGGGCCGGTGCGTGCACCTGGTCGGCCTTGTAGTTGCCGGTCAGCGTGTACATCACGATGTTGGCGCCGGCACGATAGGCGAATTCGCGCTGGCGGGTGTCGCCGCCGGTCACCGGCAGCATGTACTGGCCGTCGGGGCGCACGGCCCAGGCGCCGGCAAGGTCGTTCGAGGTGATGATGATCGGCGAGACGCCGTCGCCGCCGCGCGCCGGACGCTGCGCGCTCTCGTCGTCGTCCTCGCGCGGCAGGGTCTCGACCCAGGTCTGGCCGGAGTTGAAGCGGCCGGGGAAGTCGCGCAGCAAATAGAAGGTCTTGGTCAGCACGTGCTCGCGCGGCACCGGCTCGAGCTCGGGCACGTCGAGCGAGGACAGGATCTCGCGCAGCGCCCGCATGCCCGGCGTCTGCGAGGCGCCGTTGTCGCCGGGCGGCGCCTCGATCGCGTCGCGGGTGTCGAACAGCACGGTGCCGCCCTGCTTCATGTAGGCGTCGATCTTGTTGATGGCGTCCTGCGGCGGCTTGGGCGCGCCGGGCACGATCGGCCAGTAGATCAGCGGGAAGAAGGCGAGCTCGTCGCGCGCCGGATCGATGCCGACGGGATCGCCGGCCTCGAGCGCGGTGCGTTGCGCCAGGAACAGCGTCAGCCCGGTCAGGCCGGCCTTGACGATGGAATCGACGTCGGCATTGCCGGTCACGACATAGGCGAGGCGGGTCTGCGACACCGCCTTCATCGCGAACTCGTCCGCGGCGCTGTCGGCGCGCGCGGGCGCCGGCGGCAGTGCAGAGAGGCCCGCAAGCACGAGGCCGAGCAGGATCATTGCGGGCGCGGCGCGGCGGCGCAGCAGCGCGGCGAGGCCGCCGCCGAGCACCGCGACGATGATGGCGTCGACCAGGAACAGAGCGAGCGCCGTCGACAGCAGCCAGCCGCGCAAGTCGCGCGGCTCGGCATTGGTGTAGGTGGCGTGCCGGGCGCGCAGGCTCGCGGTGTTCAGGGCTGCGATGCGGTCGGCGCTAGCAAGCGTGTTCACGGCGAGCGGTCCTTCTGCAGGACCATAGAAGCCCGGCGGATGATCGGGTGTGGCGCGGTCGCGATAATCGGCCGGAAGCGGCTTTGCCGTGGCCGGCGGCGGACCGAAGGCGCCGAAGCCGTCGAGCATGTGCAGCGGCGCCACCGTCTCGGTGGTCGCCTCGCTGGCAACGCCGGCGCCGGGCTTGGTGGTGTATCCCGACATGTCGACGACCCGCCGCAGCATTTCGACGAAGATGCCCGACATCGGCAGATCCGACCAGCGCATGTCGGCGCTGACGTGGAACAGGCTGACGACGCCCTTGCCGCGATGCTCGCCGGTCACCAGCGGGGTGCCGTCTTCCAGCGACGCCCAGCTCTTGGTGGCGAGCACGGCATCGGGCTCGGCCAGGACCTGGCGGCTCACGGTGACGTCCTTGGGGACCACGACGCCGGCAAACGGACCGTCGGCCGCGAAGGCGGCGAGGTGTTGCGGCTTCTCCCAGGTCAGGCTGCCGCCGAGCGTGCGGCCGCCCTTGCGCAGCTTGACCGGCACGAGATCGTCTTCGGCCTGCGCCAGGCGGGGCCCGGCGAACCGCACCAGCACGCCGCCCTGGTCGATCCAGGCATTGAGACGCTCGCGGATTTCAGGCGCGATGGTGCCGACATCGGCGAGGATGATCATCGGCAGCTTCTGGTCGAGGAACTGGGTGATGCCCTGCTGCGGCGAGCCCTTGTCGGCGAGCCGCACGTCGGCGAACGGCGCCAGCGCGCGGGTGAGGTAGAAGGTCGGCGCCAGCAGCGGCTGCGCGGTCTCGCTGGTCGAGCCCGAGACGATGCCGATGGCGCGGCGGCGCCAGCGCTTGTCGAGCAGCTGCACCGCGCCGGCGGAGCGCTCGCCCGATATCTCGAGCCGCGTGATGTCGTTGCGCAGCTCGACCGGCAGGTCGAACGAGGCCTCGGTTTCCTTGTCCTGCGGGCCGAACGAATAACGGGCTTCGCCGATCGGCGATGCCTTCTGGTCCAGAGCGCGCACGGTGCCGACGGCGATGCCGCCGTCGGTGCGCAGCACCTTCACCGTCATCCTGGCGGCGGCGTTCTCGGCCGCGACCAGCGCCAGCGGCGAGGAGGTGCCGCCTTCGAAGATGGTCAGGCTGCGATCGCCGATGGTCTTGCCGAGGGCTTGCACGAATTCCTCGCCGCGCCCGGTATCGACGCCATCCGACAGCCAGGCGATCTCGCAGTCGCCGGTGGCCTTGAGGAAGCGATCGACCGCTGCGAGGGTTTCGACGCGCTCGATCGAATAGGGCTTTGGTACCAGCTGGCGCAGCGCGACGCGCGCCGCCCCCGCCGGCATCAGGGTGATATCGCGGTTCGGCTCGGACAGCGGCACCAGCGCGATGGCGCGGCGGTCGTTGTCGGCGTTGGCGATCAGCTCGTCGGCGGCCCTGATCCTGACGTCCCAGTTCGAGGCCGCGCTCCAGCCGTCGTCGAGCATGATCATCAGCGGCGCCTTGCTGCCCGCGAGCCCGGTTTGCGGATTCCAGATCGGGCCGGCGGCGGCGAATATTACGAGGGCCGCAGCCAAAAGCCGCAGCGCAGTCAGCCACCACGGCGTCCGCGAAGGCGTCTCTTCCCTTGGCGCGATGTCGAACAGCAGGCGCGTCGGCGGAAACTCGATCCGGCGCGGCCGCGGCGGCATCACGCGCAGCAGCCACCACAGCACCGGCAGGCTGACGAGGCCGATCAGGAGCAGCGGTTCGGTGAAGGCGAGCGGCAATCCCATCATGCGGCCGGCCCCGCTTTGATGGAGGTGGTGCGCGCGCCCGACTTGCTCACCTGCATGCCGGCATGCAGGAACAGCAGCAGCTCGGCGGCGGAGCGGTCGGTCGCATGGGTCGTGAACAGCCAGTCGAGCTTCGAGGTCTCGGCGCGGATCTGGTCGCGGTGCAGCGCGAGCCGCGCGGTGTAGTCCTGCGCCCAGCTTTCGGCGCGGCCGGCGGTGATCACGCCAAAACCTTCCGGCTCGACGAACTCGACGCGGCCGGAATAGGGGAAGGACTCCTCGGCGGGATCGACGACCTGCACCATTGTGCCATGCGCGCCGGAGCCGGAGAGCCCTGCGAGCGTCGTCCTGATCTCGGCGATCGGCGACCAGAAATCCGACAGCACGATGATCTCGGCGAGCGCGGAAGGAACGAAGGAGGGCGGCAGGCTCAGCCGGTCGGCATCGTCATGCAGCATCGCCTGCGCCATCTTGTCGATGACGCTGCGGCTCGCGGTCGGCGCCATCAGCCCGGGAATGCCGACGCGCTCGCCGCCGGAGACCAGCAGTTCGGCCAGCGCAAAGGCGACGATCAGCGTGCGTTCGAGCTTGGACTCGCGCGCGGTCTTCGAGGCAAACGCCATCGACGGCGAGCGGTCGGGCCAGATCCAGACCGTGTGCGAGGCTTCCCATTCGAGCTCGCGGACATAGAGATGGTCGTCGCGCGCCGAGCGCCGCCAGTCCACGTTCTGCGACGGCTCGCCGGAGACGAAGCGGCGGTATTGCCAGAAATTTTCGCCGGAGCCGGCGCGGCGCCTTCCGTGCAGGCCGTGGATGACGTTGGCGGCGACGCGGCGGGCTTCGAGCACCAGGCGCGGCAAGGAAGCGGC
Protein-coding regions in this window:
- a CDS encoding DUF58 domain-containing protein encodes the protein MAAENGHTTKEIIAIRRADGESRTLAASLPRLVLEARRVAANVIHGLHGRRRAGSGENFWQYRRFVSGEPSQNVDWRRSARDDHLYVRELEWEASHTVWIWPDRSPSMAFASKTARESKLERTLIVAFALAELLVSGGERVGIPGLMAPTASRSVIDKMAQAMLHDDADRLSLPPSFVPSALAEIIVLSDFWSPIAEIRTTLAGLSGSGAHGTMVQVVDPAEESFPYSGRVEFVEPEGFGVITAGRAESWAQDYTARLALHRDQIRAETSKLDWLFTTHATDRSAAELLLFLHAGMQVSKSGARTTSIKAGPAA
- a CDS encoding DUF2946 domain-containing protein; translation: MKWFRSNIRHGARLALFAMLVQFALAFGHSHWFVQAASLSQASLQQTDTAKAIASTDRAAVQKQSPSGSDREQPGDDNCAICAVVAMAGTVVSATPPLLELPQAIELLHRTIDAEFIHLKSAGTAFQPRAPPAS
- a CDS encoding DUF4159 domain-containing protein, which translates into the protein MMGLPLAFTEPLLLIGLVSLPVLWWLLRVMPPRPRRIEFPPTRLLFDIAPREETPSRTPWWLTALRLLAAALVIFAAAGPIWNPQTGLAGSKAPLMIMLDDGWSAASNWDVRIRAADELIANADNDRRAIALVPLSEPNRDITLMPAGAARVALRQLVPKPYSIERVETLAAVDRFLKATGDCEIAWLSDGVDTGRGEEFVQALGKTIGDRSLTIFEGGTSSPLALVAAENAAARMTVKVLRTDGGIAVGTVRALDQKASPIGEARYSFGPQDKETEASFDLPVELRNDITRLEISGERSAGAVQLLDKRWRRRAIGIVSGSTSETAQPLLAPTFYLTRALAPFADVRLADKGSPQQGITQFLDQKLPMIILADVGTIAPEIRERLNAWIDQGGVLVRFAGPRLAQAEDDLVPVKLRKGGRTLGGSLTWEKPQHLAAFAADGPFAGVVVPKDVTVSRQVLAEPDAVLATKSWASLEDGTPLVTGEHRGKGVVSLFHVSADMRWSDLPMSGIFVEMLRRVVDMSGYTTKPGAGVASEATTETVAPLHMLDGFGAFGPPPATAKPLPADYRDRATPDHPPGFYGPAEGPLAVNTLASADRIAALNTASLRARHATYTNAEPRDLRGWLLSTALALFLVDAIIVAVLGGGLAALLRRRAAPAMILLGLVLAGLSALPPAPARADSAADEFAMKAVSQTRLAYVVTGNADVDSIVKAGLTGLTLFLAQRTALEAGDPVGIDPARDELAFFPLIYWPIVPGAPKPPQDAINKIDAYMKQGGTVLFDTRDAIEAPPGDNGASQTPGMRALREILSSLDVPELEPVPREHVLTKTFYLLRDFPGRFNSGQTWVETLPREDDDESAQRPARGGDGVSPIIITSNDLAGAWAVRPDGQYMLPVTGGDTRQREFAYRAGANIVMYTLTGNYKADQVHAPALIERLGQ
- a CDS encoding membrane protein, with amino-acid sequence MNYGIAFTPLVPAIVLWLALAAIVVIALVLVLARARGAAVRVAALVLFLLALANPSFTREDRDPLTSVAAVVVDKSPSQNFGNRNREAAQAQEALVDGLKKIKGLEVRVVDAGQADGETDGTRLFGALASALSDVPVDRVAGAFLITDGRVHDIPANAAALGFQAPVHALITGQKDERDRRIAITAAPRFGIVGQNQTITYRLDDQGVSGERAKVTVRRDGEVINERTLSSGQTASVDVDIKHAGPNIVEIEASPLERELTPVNNRAVVAIDGVRDKLRVLLVSGEPHSGERTWRNLLKSDASVDLVHFTILRPPEKQDGTPINELSLIAFPTRELFQQKINEFQLIIFDRYARQGVLPIAYFDNIARYVRAGGAVLVSAGPDYASNTSIWRTPLDSVLPAEPVGVTEKPFYAHLSDIGKRHPVTRGLEGSASEPPRWSRFFRTVDTRNSVNPPVMTGVDGKPLLFLSRFGEGRVALLLSDHIWLWARGYEGGGPHLDLLRRMSHWLMKQPDLDEEALRLQVQGKDLVVVRQTMSDSVQPVSVTSPSGVSRDLTLNAGDPGEWRASLPANELGLWQATDGTLKALINVGPTNPKEFSEVTSTTETLKPLTQATGGNAVRVVDGASVELPRIVPVRSVSVFHGDGWMGVRMRDASVVKGVGVLPIFAGLIGLLLLLGAFAATWVREGR